The sequence TCGGCGCGGGGCGGTGGGCTGCGGGCCTATTACGAGCGCTACCACCCCTACGGGCAGATGGCCTTGCGAACGGTGGGCGACCTGAACCCGAAAAACGGACAGGGGCAAATGGGCCTCGAGGCCTCATTCCAGACCGCGCTGGCCGGTAAAAACGCCGTTGGGCTGGTCGAAGTACTGGCTGGCGGCGTGAAGAAGCCCGTCGACGATGGCCCCGACATGAAACCCGAACCCGGCCTCGACCTGTACACGACGATCGACGTCAATTTTCAGGACATTGCCGAAACCGCGCTGAAAGGCGCGTTGGAGCGCTACAACGCCGACCGGGGCAGCGTAATCGTGATGGAGGTACAGACGGGCGAAATCCGGGCGTTGGCCAACCTCACCCGGCAAAACGGTGGGTACGTCGAAAACTTCAACCACGCGCTGGCGGGCCGCACCGATCCGGGTAGCACTTTCAAGCTGGCGACCATGATGGCCCTGCTGGAAGAAAAAGCCATCTGGCCCGGCAAGATGATTCACACCGGCGACCGGGCCGTGCGCTACCACGGCGTTGAAGTGGCCGACTCGAAAGGCGGCGCGTCAGGCAGCATTACGGCACAGCAGGTGTTTGAAAAGTCATCGAACGTGGGCATCCACATGATGATGGCGAGCTACTTCTACAGCCGTCCCGACCTGTATTGTCGCTACCTGCGGCAGTTCCGGCTCAACAAACCCACGGGCATCCACATGCGCGGCGAGGCGCCCCCCGTTATGCGCAACCCCGACATGAAAGGCTGGAGCAAAACGTCGCTCACCTTCATGTCGTACGGCTACGAAATGCAGCTGACGCCCCTGCAAATGCTGACGTTCTACAACGCGGTGGCCAACGATGGGCGCTGGGTACGTCCGATGCTGGTGAAACAGGTGAAACTGGCCGGTGAAGTCATCGAAGAGACCGCGCCCTATGTAGCGCCCGAACCGATTGCCAAACCCGAGACGATCCGGCTGGTGAAAAACATGCTTGAAGGGGTTGTTGACCACGGCACGGCCCGCAACATCCGAAACCCCAATTACAAGATCGCGGGGAAGACCGGCACCGCGCAGAAAATCGTCAACGGGCTTTACCAAAAAGGGCGGTACTATACGTCATTCATTGGCTATTTCCCCGCCGACCACCCCAAATACACGATCCTGACGATGGTGGATAACCCGCACGGCGAAAACGTCAATCTGCTCTATGCGGGTAGCGTGTCGGCCCCCGTCTTTAAAGAAGTGGCCGACCGGATTTACAGCTACGACATCGACATCCACGCGCCCATGCGCCCGCGCCGTGCCGAGCGCCCCGCCCGGTTCAGCCCGCAACTGGCCAATGCCGGGTATGCCGAAGACCTCCACACGATCAGCACCGAACTGAACCTCGACAGTCAGCCCGCCGCCGAAGGCTGGGTACGTCGGCGCGAGGGGGGTAGCTGGCAGAGCGTACCGGCGCGGAAAGACCGCATCCCCGACGTACGCGGCCTCACCCTGCGCGACGCCCTGCCCCTGCTCGAAAACCGGGGGCTGCGCGTAGCCGTGCAGGGCCGGGGCAAAGTACAGGAGCAATCGCTTGAGCCAGGCATCGCACTCGCCAACAACCGGCAGATCGTACTGACGTTACAGTAAGGCCTGACGCAATCGATCTTGCCGATAAAGCCGTAATTTTGGTTTATGGAAACGCCATCACCCGCTATTGACCAGCTAGAGCACTTACCCGGGCACATTCGCGATACACTCGCGAAGGTCCGGCAAGAGTTAATAGCCTTTTACGGTGATCAACTTAAGCGAATTATTCTGTTTGGATCGTATGCTCGGGGTGATTTTCATGAGGACTCTGACCTCGACATTATGCCCGTTGTGAGTGGGACATCAGTACTGGACCTCAAAAAGGAAGGCCTCTTCCAGCTAGCTTACCGGCACTTTGAGCAAGACCGCATTCGCGTTTCGTTTGTGCCATCGTTGATGAGCCAATTTGTCGAAGCAGAAACCTTCCTGCTCATGTTTGTTCACAAAGACGGTATTGACCTGTGAAGGAACGTGTAGCCCGATGGCTGGCCAAAGCGGATGATAGTTTAGAATCTGCTCAACTGCTCCTCAATAAAGCTCATATAGCAGGCGCTGTCAACCGGGCCTATTACGCCATGTTCGACGCTTTCCGTACGCTTCTGTTTGTTGAGAGCGTGTTTACTAATTTTGGTTGAGTAATACCCCACTACAGCCCTGTTCAGTACTTGCGTATTTTATTGAATGACGAATCCAACTCCTAAACGCCGACTGGCCATTCTGGGCTCGACAGGCTCCATTGGCACCCAGGCGATCGAGGTCGTACAGGCCCACCCTGATCAGTTTTCGGTGGAAGTCCTGACGGCCAACCACAACGCCGACCTCCTGATTGAACAGGCCCGGCTGGTGCAACCCAACGTGGTGGTCATCTGCGACGAAACCCGCTACGACACCGTTTTTTCGGCCCTCGACCCGCTGGGCATCAAAGTCTACGCCGGCCTCAACTCCATTGCCTCTGTCGTGCAGATGGACAGCGTCGATATGGTGCTGACGGCGATGGTCGGCTATGCGGGTCTGCTGCCCACTATTAAGGCCATCGAAGCGGGCAAACCCATTGCGCTGGCCAACAAAGAAACGTTGGTGGTAGCGGGCGAACTCATCACCCGGCTGGCAGCCCAACGCGGCGTCAATATATACCCCGTCGATTCAGAGCATTCGGCCATTTTTCAGTGCCTGGTGGGTGAGTTTCACAATCCCATTGAGAAGATTATCCTGACGGCGTCGGGTGGGCCGTTCCGGGGCAAAGACCGGACGTACCTGGAAACTGTCACGAAGGCACAGGCGCTGAAACACCCCAACTGGAGCATGGGCGCCAAAATCACCATCGATTCGGCTACGCTGATGAACAAGGGGCTGGAGGTCATCGAGGCTAAATGGCTGTTCAACCTGCGGCCCGATCAGATCGAGGTGGTGGTGCATCCGCAAAGCATTATTCATTCGCTGGTGCAGTTTGAAGACGGTAGCCTCAAGGCACAGCTGGGCCTGCCCGACATGAAGCTGCCTATTCAATTTGCACTTGGTTACCCCAATCGGCTAAAATCCGACTTCCCACGTTTTAACTTTGCCAATTATTCGTCGCTAACCTTCGAGCAGCCCGACCTGGGTACGTTCCGTAACCTGCAACTGGCGTTTGATGCGCTGGAACGGGGCGGTAACATGCCCTGCATCATCAACGCCGCCAACGAAGTGGCGGTTGATGCCTTCCTGCACGACCGGGTTAGCTTTCTGGGTATCTCCGATGTTATCGAGGCCGCGATGCAGCAGGTCTCGTTTGTGGCTAACCCCACGTACGACGACTACGTGGCCACCGACAAAGAAACCCGCCGGCTAGCGACCGAAAAACTTGGGAGTTTTGTTTAAAAAATAGCGTTTGGTAGCTGGTAACTGGCAAGTTTGCCGCATCAAACGGGAGACGTCAACCGTCAAACGGATTTCATGGAAATAGCAATTATGGTTGGTCAGCTGTTGCTGGCCCTTTCAATTTTGGTTGGTCTGCATGAGTTGGGCCACTTATTGGCAGCGCGTCTGTTCGGGATGCGCGTTGAACAGTATTTCATCGGGTTCCCGCCCAAGGTGGTCAGCATCCGGCGGGGCGAGACCGAATATGGCCTCGGTGCCATTCCGCTGGGTGGCTTCGTGAAAATTTCGGGCATGATCGACGAATCGCTCGACACGGACCAGATGAATCAGCCGCCTAAACCCTACGAGTTTCGGGCCAAACCCGCCTGGCAGCGTTTGGTGGTGATGATGGGCGGTATCATCGTCAACATCATTACGGGTATCACCATTTTTGTGGCGCTGATTTACAGCCTCGGCAGCACCTACATCTCGACCCGCGACGCCAAATACGGCATTGTGGCCCTCGAATACGGGCAGCAGATCGGCTTAAAAACCGGTGACCGGATCGTCGAAATCAACGGAAAATCATTCGACAACATCGCCGAGGTAACCAGCCCCGACGTGCTGCTCGGCCACAACAGCTATTACACCGTCGAGCGACCTAACGCCTCAGGTACGTTGGAACGGGTGCGCGTCGACGTACCCAACAACATGGCTGAGCGCTTTTCGAGCAAAGAGGCGGCCAGTCAGTTCATCGCCCCTATTTTCCCTTTCTCGGTATCTGAAGTACAGCCCGGCTCCCCCGCCGACAAGGCAGGCCTGAAAGCCGGTGACCGCATCACGAGCGTCAACGATCAGCCTACGGCCTTCTTCCATGAAGTGCAGCAGGGTATTCGGGCCAACAAGGGCAAAGTGATTACGCTGGGCATTCAGCGGGGCAATCAGTCGCTGACGATTCGGCCGATGGTTTCGCCGGAGGGTACCATCGGTTTCTTCCAGAAATCGGAACTGAAAGAAACCCATGTTGACTACACGTTTGGCGAGGCGCTGAGTAAAGGCACCAAGCAGGCCTTCGGTGTGATCTACGATAATATCCGTGGGTTTGGCAAAATCTTCAAGGGCGAAGTGTCGGCTTCGAAGGCCATCAGCGGCCCCGTAGGCATTGCCAAAATGTTTGGCGGCGTGTGGGACTGGACGCGCTTCTGGTCGCTGGCGGGCCTGCTGTCGATGGCGCTGGCCTTCATGAACGCACTGCCCATTCCGGCACTCGACGGCGGGCATGCGACCATCCTGCTCTATGAGATGATCTCGGGCCGTAAGCCATCCGACAAGTTTGTGGAGGGTGCGCAGCGGGTAGGCATGGTGTTGTTGCTGGGCTTGATGGCCTACGCCTTCTTTATCGACATTTTCCTGAAGTAAACGTGAGCCGAAACGAGCAGAAACGACAGGGACAAACCTATCTGTCAGGGTTATTCTTTGGTGCAGCGGGCAGCGGCGACCATGGCTCAAGGCTTGCCAGCGTCATGGCCGGAGGCGCCCTGTGTTTTCTGCTCGTTTCACTGGTTGCCTTCGTCGCGCATCCGTTTCATACCAGCCTCACCCAGATTCAGTACGACGCCAAAAACCAGGCGTTTGAGGTGAGTTTCCGCGTTTTTACCGACGATTTGGAAACCGCTCTAACGAAAGAAAATAACGGGAATAAGATCCACTTACAGGATCAGAAACACGACCGTTTAATTGAAAAGTACATTCGTAAGCAGTTTATTATTGCCGACGCGCAGCGAAAGCCTAAGGTCTTAACGTACATTGGGTATGAGCCGGAAGGTGATGCCCAGTGGATTTATTTTGAACTACCGGGGCAATCACCCGACGGGCTGAAAAACGTGGTCATAAAGCATACGCTATTGATGGATTTGTTCGATGATCAAGTCAATTTGGTCAACCTGCAAAGCAGCCAGCAGAAGAAAACGATTGTCTTCCGAAACAATCAGCCCGTTCAGGCAGTATCGCTTTGACAAGCCCACGGCGTTTTCGCCCTAAGTGACCTTGTTACAGCCCGTTTAGCCAGCCAAAAGAGTTACGAATCCGCGTTCTGGCATGTTGCTTGTCCTGTATACCCCCTGCACTTCTCAACCATAAAGAAACCCACTGCGTGCACTTTTCACTGCCTTTTTGGCAGGATACATTATGATATTATCAAGTGATTTGGCTTCAGGTCTGTTTTTGGCAGATACAGATTTAGACAGTCTGGAAATGATTCCACTCGGTTCGCCCGACGGCGACGATCTGGATTACGAAATGCCCGAACATTTACCTATTCTGCCCGTTCGAAATACGGTTTTGTTTCCCGGAGTGGTGGTGCCTGTCACGGTTGGGCGGCAAAAATCAATCCGGCTGGTCAAGAAGGCTTATAAGGGTAACCGCATCATCGGGGTGGTGGCGCAGAATAATCAGCAGAAAGACGAGCCCACGCCCGACGATCTGTACCGCATCGGCACGGTCGCCTACATCATTAAGATGATCACCCTGCCCGATGGCAACATCACGATTATCATTCAGGGTAAAAAGCGGTTTGAAATTCAACGGATCGAGCAGGAAGACCCCTTCCTGACGGCAACGGTTCGTCAGATCGAAGACTCCTTCCCGAGCGCCCATAAAAAAGAAGGCAAAGCGCTGTTGCAGTCGCTGAAAGAAGCGGCCTACAAGATCCTGCGCCTCAACCCGGAGATTCCGCAGGAAGCCCGCATCGCGCTCGACAACATCGAAAGCCCAATCTTCCTGCTGCATTTCCTGTCGTCGAACATCAACGCCGAAGTATCGGATAAGCAGCAGCTACTGGAAAAACTGGAAGGTGTTCAGCAGGCGCAATTGCTGCTCGAATATTACCTGAAGGAGGTGCAACTGCTGGAACTGAAACGCGAGATTCAGAGCAAAGCCAGCCTCGACCTCGATCAGCAGCAGCGCGACTACTACCTGCGGCAGCAGATGAAAGTGCTGCAGGATGAGCTGGGCATGGACAACCCCGATCGTGAGCTGGAGCAGATTCGGGTGCGGGCCAACCAGAAAAAGTGGCCGCAGGCCGTGCGCGAGCATTTCGAAAAAGAACTCAGCAAGCTGCAACGCAGTAACCCGATGGCCCCCGAGTATCCTGTCACGATGAACTACATCGAACTGATGGTCGATCTGCCCTGGGGTGAATACACGAAAGACAATTTTGACCTGAAACGCGCCCAGAAAATCCTCGACGGCGACCATTTTGGGTTGGAAAAAGTGAAGGAGCGGATCATCGAATACCTGGCCGTTCTTAAGCTGAAAAACGACATGAAAGCCCCCATCCTGTGCCTCTACGGGCCTCCGGGCGTAGGGAAAACATCGCTGGGCCGGTCGGTTGCCAAGGCGTTGGGCCGCAAATATTCGCGCATGGCCCTCGGCGGGGTGCACGACGAAGCCGAAATACGGGGTCACCGCAAGACCTACATCGGCGCCATGCCGGGCAAGATCGTGCAGAACATTCGCAAGTGCGGGGCCTCGAACCCGGTCTTTATTCTCGACGAGATCGACAAAGTGAGCAGCGACTTCCGGGGCGACCCGTCGTCGGCACTGCTGGAGGTGCTTGACCCCGAGCAGAACTCGACGTTTGTCGACAACTACCTCGACGTTGAGTTCGACTTGTCGAAATGCCTGTTCATCGCCACGGCCAACTCGCTCGACACCATCCACCCCGCCCTGCGCGACCGGATGGAGATCATCGACATTACGGGCTACACGGTGGAAGAGAAAGTGCAGATCGCCAAGAAGTACCTGATTCCGAAACAACGCCGCGAACACGGTTTGAAAACCAAGGATTTGCAGTTCGATGATAAGGCAGTGCTACGGATCATCGAAGGTTACACAAGGGAGTCGGGGGTGCGGAGCCTCGAACAGAAAATTGGTTCGCTCGTCCGTAAAATTGCTAAGTCGATCGCCCTGGAAGAGCCTTATCAGCATCAGGTACGTCCCGCCGACGTGACCAAGCTGCTCGGCCCCGAAATTTTCGATAAAGACCTGTATTCCGACGACGACATCGCCGGGATCGTGACGGGCCTGGCCTGGACACAGGTTGGCGGCGAGATTTTGCTCATCGAAAGCAGCCTCAGCCGGGGCAAAGGCGTGCTGACCCTGTCAGGGCAACTGGGCGACGTGATGAAAGAGTCGGCGATCACGGCTCTCTCCTATCTGAAAGCCCACGCCGACGACTTGGGCATCGATTACCGCATTTTCAACAACTACGACCTGCACGTACACGTACCGGCGGGCGCCGTGCCCAAAGATGGCCCCTCGGCGGGGATCACGATGGTCACGTCGATGGCGTCGATTTACACGCAACGGAAGGTTCGTCCCTTTGTGGCGATGACCGGCGAGGTAACCCTGCGCGGCAAAGTACTGCCGGTGGGTGGTATCAAAGAGAAAATTCTGGCGGCCAATCGGGCGGGCGTTCGTGAGATTATCCTTTGCTCGAAGAACCGCAAAGACATCGAGGAGATCAACCCGGCGTACGTGAAAGACCTGACGTTCCACTACGCCGATACGGTCGATCAGGTGCTGGCGATTTCGCTGTTGCCTAATCAGGTGAGCCGACCGCTGAAGTTTATCCTGCCCGAGGAAAAACCGGAGCCGGCGATGAGTCAGTCATAAGCACACTGTGTTATCACAAAAGCCCGCCTGGTTGTCCAGACGGGCTTTTGTGCACCACCAACGTACCTGAACGGACCTATTCGGCCCGGCTCAGGTCGGCGTGCTGATAGGTACTGGCGGCATGTACCAACACCGGCTGACTGGCCGGGCCCGTGCGGGTGGTGCGGGTTGACGTGAACACCAGATCGAACTCGACTTTCCGGCTGTTGAACGTGTACGTGGTCGTGATCAGGCTTTCACCCACCGAAAATTGGGAAACAATCCGATTGCCCATCTGCGTGGCCGACAGCACAACGCCGTCCTTTTCATCGATCTGGCAAATTCCTTTTACCGGGTCAATGATCACCAGTTCGTAATTGCGGGCGGGCTGATCGCCGTATTTGATGTAAAACGCATATCGATTGGGCCGGCCCGGCAACGAATCGATGGTCAGTTTCATCGGAATTTTCTGAGGCTGTTTGGCCCCCGACGTACTGGCGTAGAGCGTGCCCTGCCATACGCCGAAGTGGCTTTGCGGAAAAACAACCTGGGCCTGTACGCCCGAAATACCTATACCCAAAAGAAGGAGAAGAAGGCAGACAATACGCATGATCTGAACGGTGTTGGAAGGAATTGGCGAGTGGACTAAATAGGCTGGAAAGATACTCAGTAGCTAACAAAGTTGTCACATGCGAAAACACGGGAATAAGCCATCTTAACAGGCAGATTCTGTATTTTTGTCTAGCGTCGCCAACGTTCGGCGCGATAAACTGCCCTATTCTGCTTCATGAATAAACTATCTCTCTGGTTAGCCGCCACAGCGCTGGCTACCAGCCCGGCAATGGCCGTGTCGCCCCCCGTTAAGCCCGCGCCCCAAAAGCCCGGTGCCCCCCGCGACGAACGGAAGTACATCGACCCGAAAAACATGGACACCAATGTGCGGCCGGGCGATGATTTCTACCAGTATGCCAACGGGGCCTGGTTGAAAACCAACAAAATTCCGGCGTCGAAAACGTCGTGGGGTAGCTTCAACGAGCTGCGTGAAAAGAGCGTCGAGGCCATGCGCAGCCTGCTGGAAGAAGCCGCCCGTAACCCAAAGAAAAGCCGTCTTCAGCAGATGGTGGGTGATTTCTACGCCAGCGGTATGGACAGCCTCACCATTGAAAAGCGGGGCTGGGACCCACTCAAGCCCGATTTTGCCCGGGTTGACAAGCTCAAAAATATGACCGACGTGCTCAACGAGCTGGCCTACCAACGGAAACAGAGCAACGGCATGCTGTTCAGCTTCTTCGTGGGACAGGACCGGAAGAACGTCAACAAATACCTGCCGCAATTTGGTCAGGGCGGCACGACCCTGCCCGACCGCGACTATTACCTGAAAAACGATCCACGCAGCACCAAAATCCGCGACGCTTACCGCGACCACCTCACTAAGATGCTGACGCTGGTGGGCGACCCGCAGCCCGCGCAGAACGCCGACAAGGTGCTGCAACTCGAAACGGCGCTGGCCCAGGCGCAGATGGCCCGCGTGGAGATGCGCGACCCGTACAAGACGTACAATAAACTGACCGTCAAAGACTTCGACAAGATCACGCCGCACATCAACTGGGTCGATCAGATGAACCGGTTTGGCGTGAAAGGGCAGGATACCGTGCTGGTGGCCAACCTCCGTTTCTACAAAACGGTGGATAGCCTGCTGGTCGCCACGCCGATCAACGACCTGAAAACGTACATGCGCTGGAATCTGCTGAAAGGCGCGGCGCCCTACCTGAGCTCGCCGTTCGTGAAGCAAAATTTTGCCTTTACCCGCGTGCTGACCGGCCAGAAAGAGCAAACACCCCGTTGGCAGCGGATGAGTGGGCTCATCGACGGTACACTGGGCGACCTGCTGGGTCAGCTGTACGTGCAGCAGTATTTCAAGCCCGAAGCCAAGCAGCGGATGATGGTGCTGGTCGATAACCTTGAAGCATCGTTCAAAGAGCACATCAACGGGCTGGAATGGATGAGTGCCGATACCAAAAAGAAAGCACTCAATAAACTGGTGTCGTTCAAGCGTAAGATCGGTTATCCCGACAAGTGGAAGAATTACGACGGTGTCGTGGTCAAGCGTACCGATTTCTTCGGGAACGTCGAAGCGGCCGGTCAGTGGAGCTACAACTACATGATCAACCGCCTCGGCAAACCCGTTGATCGCACCGAATGGGGCATGACACCGCCGACCGTGAATGCCTACTACAGCCCCGTCAACAACGAAATCGCGTTTCCGGCGGCCATTCTTCAGTTTCCGTTCTTCGACGCCAACGCCGATGATGCCGTCAACTACGGCGGTATCGGTGCCGTAATCGGCCACGAAATGACGCACGGCTTCGACGACTCGGGCCGACAGTATGATGCCGATGGTACCCTGCGGGACTGGTGGACGGCCGAAGACGCCAGCAAGTTTAAGGAGCGGGCGGGCAAAGTTGAAGCGCAGTTTTTTGGCTATAAAGTGCTCGACACACTAGCTGTAAACGGCAAGCTGACGCTGGGCGAAAACCTGGCGGACCTGGGCGGCCTGGCCATTGCGTACGATGCCTTCAAGAAAACAAATCAGGGGAAAGGCAACACCGCGATCGACGGCTTCACGCCCGATCAGCGCTTCTTCCTGTCGTGGGCGCAGGTGTGGCGCATCAATGTGCTGCCCGAACAGCAGGCGCAGCTGATCCTGACCGACCCGCACTCGCCCGGCCAATACCGCTGCAACGGACCATTGAGCAACATCGACGCCTGGTATACGGCCTTCAACGTGAAACCCGGCGATAAACTCTACAAGAAACCCGACGACCGGATCCGGGTTTGGTAATGAGTCGCTTTGGCTCGTTTGATTGACCACAGGGGTCTGGGTACGTTCCCGAGCGGACGTACCCAGACCCCTTCTCTATGCCATAAACGGAGGATCATTAGCGAAAGCGGGACGTTTGGCCTTTTTTTGCAACCAGAAAACGGGCGCGTTTCCGTTGCGTAAGTATGCTGTTATCCGATCTAGTCTATAAAGTCTCCCTGCTGGCTACGGCCGGCCCCATGAGCGCCGAGGTAACCCACCTGACGATGGATTCGAGGCGCGTTGGGCCGGGGAGCTTGTTCATTGCCGTGCGGGGTACCGTTTCCGATGGCCACAGTTTCATCCCCAAAGCGATTGAACAGGGGGCGACCGCCATTCTGTGCGAAGAACTGCCTGCCGAGCGGCCCGAGGCCCTGCCCGAGTCGGTCACGTTTGTGCAGGTCGAGAATGCCCCCCGGGCGATGGGCTTCCTGGCAGCCAATTTCTACGGGCACCCGTCGAAAAAGATCAAGCTGGTCGGCGTGACGGGCACCAACGGCAAAACCTCGGTGGCTACCCTGCTCTTCCGGCTGTTCCGGGCGCTGGGCTACCGCTGCGGCCTGCTCTCGACGGTGCAGAATCAAATCGACGACGAGGTGATTCCGACCACGCACACCACGCCCGATGCCATCACGACCAACGAACTGCTGGTGAACATGATCAAACACGGTTGTACGCACGTGTTCATGGAGGTCAGCTCCCACGCGGTGGTGCAGGAGCGCATTGCCGGGCTGCATTTCGTGGGGGGCATTTTCACCAACATCACCCACGACCACCTCGATTTTCACGGCACGTTCGATAACTACATCAAAGCCAAAAAAGGCTTTTTCGATCAGTTGCCGCGCTCGGCCTTTGCCCTGACCAACGCCGACGACAAACGTGGGGCGGTGATGTTGCAAAACACGCTGGCTCGCAAAGAGAGCTACTCGCTCCAGTCGCTGGGAACGTTCAAAGGCAAGGTGCTGGCCGACGGCCTGTTTGGCATGGAAATGCTTGTCGATGAGCGACAGGTTTGGTTCAAACTCATCGGTCGGTTCAACGCCTACAACCTGCTGGCGGTGTATGGCGCGGCGGTGTTGCTGGGCGAAGACGAAGAGGCGATCCTGACCGAGCTATCGAGCCTGACGCCCCCGCCTGGCCGGTTCGAACAGGTGATTTCGCCGGATAAAATCGTCGGGATTGTCGATTACGCCCACACGCCCGACGCCCTGCAAAATGTGCTGGAAACCATCGACAGCCTTCGGCAAAGCAACGACTCGGGTGTACTGCCCCAGGTGATTACGGTGGTGGGTTGCGGCGGCAATCGCGATGCAGCCAAACGGCCCATCATGGCGCAGATTGCCTGCAAGCTCAGCGATCGGGTGATTCTGACCTCCGACAACCCGCGCTTTGAAGACCCTATGGCGATTTTGGAGCAGATGCAGGCGGGCATACCAGCGATCGATTACAAAAAGACGCGCACAATCGAAGACCGCCGCGCGGCAATTCAGGCAGCAGTAGCCATGGCGCGCCCCCACGACATTATCTTGGTAGCGGGTAAAGGCCACGAAACCTACCAGGATATTCAGGGCGTGAAATACGATTTCGACGACCGGCTTGAACTACGTAAAGCCTACCAAATCCGCTAACTTTGACACCAATGACTGAATGAGCGACTGAGCGAATACCTTCTATACGTCGCGTAGTCAAACCCATATATCCACTCATTCACTATTTCACTCATTAGCCAATGCTCTATTACCTCTTTCAGTATCTCGACCGGAATTTCGATTTTCCTGGAGCGGGGGTTTTTCAATACATCTCGTTTCGGGCACTCGGCACGGTAGTGACGTCACTGCTCATCGCGGCGGTATTTGGTCGGCGGATCATCGACACGCTGCGGTCGCTGCAAATCGGGGAGTCGATCCGCGATCTGGGGCTGGAAGGGCAAATGCAGAAGCGCGGCACCCCCACGATGGGCGGCTTTATCATTCTGTCGTCGTTGCTGATTCCGGTGCTGCTGTTTGCCAAACTGTCCAACGTCTACATCATCCTGCTGCTGGTATCGGCCGTCTGGACGGGCCTGATTGGCTTTCTTGACGACTACATCAAGGTCTTTAAAAAGAACAAAGAGGGGTTACAGGGCAAGTTCAAAGTAGTCGGTCAGGTAGGACTGGGGCTCATCGTGGGGCTCACGCTATCATTTAACCAGCACGTCAAAATCCGGGTGTACGACGCCCCGGTAGCCGGCTCGATCACGCGACAATTGACTCGTTATCAAGACATTCACTCTACCGTCTCGACGATTCCATTCGTTAAAAACAACGAGTTCGATTATAGCTCGCTGCTGTTTGGCCTGGTCTCACCCGATTACACCTGGATCATCTACACGCTGGCTTGTATTTTCATTATCACAGCCGTTTCCAACGGGGCCAACATCACCGACGGCATCGATGGGCTGGCGGCGGGCTCGTCGACGATCATCGCGCTGACCCTGGCGGTGCTGGCTTACCTGTCGGGGAACGCCCGGTTCGCCGATTACCTCAACATCATGTACATCCCCAACTCGGGCGAGATCGTAATTTTCTGCGCCGCCTTCATTGGGGCCTGTGTGGGCTTTCTTTGGTATAATTCCTACCCGGCGCAGGTCTTCATGGGCGACACGGGCAGCCTGATGCTCGGGGGGGTTATTGCGGTAATCTCGCTCAGTCTGCGCAAAGAACTGCTGATCCCGATCGTGTGCGGCATTTTCCTGGCCGAGCTGGTGTCGGTGATGCTTCAGGTCAGCTACTTCAAATACACCAAGAAGAAGTTTGGGGAAGGCCGACGGCTCTTGTTGATGTCGCCGTTACACCACCATTTTCAAAAGAAAGGCTACCATGAAGCCAAGATCGTTACCCGCTTCTGGATTGTGGGGATCATCTTGGCCGTTATGACGCTGGCCACGCTCAAATTGCGATAGGCCCTTCGGGTAGTCTTG comes from Fibrella aestuarina BUZ 2 and encodes:
- a CDS encoding penicillin-binding protein: MNIKEEFLNRSRHAFFALVLLGVAILGRLVYMQYFATFKKKGETEAKLWSQRIEGFQIRQDTLRAKRGDIYARDGSLLATSLPTYEVGIDPRVAKEDYFNAKVDSLGLVMSAIFRDKSAREYTSLVRAARQSGRKYLLLNRRRVSFQERQELLKWPFFRKTKKLSARGGGLRAYYERYHPYGQMALRTVGDLNPKNGQGQMGLEASFQTALAGKNAVGLVEVLAGGVKKPVDDGPDMKPEPGLDLYTTIDVNFQDIAETALKGALERYNADRGSVIVMEVQTGEIRALANLTRQNGGYVENFNHALAGRTDPGSTFKLATMMALLEEKAIWPGKMIHTGDRAVRYHGVEVADSKGGASGSITAQQVFEKSSNVGIHMMMASYFYSRPDLYCRYLRQFRLNKPTGIHMRGEAPPVMRNPDMKGWSKTSLTFMSYGYEMQLTPLQMLTFYNAVANDGRWVRPMLVKQVKLAGEVIEETAPYVAPEPIAKPETIRLVKNMLEGVVDHGTARNIRNPNYKIAGKTGTAQKIVNGLYQKGRYYTSFIGYFPADHPKYTILTMVDNPHGENVNLLYAGSVSAPVFKEVADRIYSYDIDIHAPMRPRRAERPARFSPQLANAGYAEDLHTISTELNLDSQPAAEGWVRRREGGSWQSVPARKDRIPDVRGLTLRDALPLLENRGLRVAVQGRGKVQEQSLEPGIALANNRQIVLTLQ
- a CDS encoding nucleotidyltransferase family protein; its protein translation is METPSPAIDQLEHLPGHIRDTLAKVRQELIAFYGDQLKRIILFGSYARGDFHEDSDLDIMPVVSGTSVLDLKKEGLFQLAYRHFEQDRIRVSFVPSLMSQFVEAETFLLMFVHKDGIDL
- a CDS encoding HEPN domain-containing protein, with translation MKERVARWLAKADDSLESAQLLLNKAHIAGAVNRAYYAMFDAFRTLLFVESVFTNFG
- a CDS encoding 1-deoxy-D-xylulose-5-phosphate reductoisomerase codes for the protein MTNPTPKRRLAILGSTGSIGTQAIEVVQAHPDQFSVEVLTANHNADLLIEQARLVQPNVVVICDETRYDTVFSALDPLGIKVYAGLNSIASVVQMDSVDMVLTAMVGYAGLLPTIKAIEAGKPIALANKETLVVAGELITRLAAQRGVNIYPVDSEHSAIFQCLVGEFHNPIEKIILTASGGPFRGKDRTYLETVTKAQALKHPNWSMGAKITIDSATLMNKGLEVIEAKWLFNLRPDQIEVVVHPQSIIHSLVQFEDGSLKAQLGLPDMKLPIQFALGYPNRLKSDFPRFNFANYSSLTFEQPDLGTFRNLQLAFDALERGGNMPCIINAANEVAVDAFLHDRVSFLGISDVIEAAMQQVSFVANPTYDDYVATDKETRRLATEKLGSFV
- the rseP gene encoding RIP metalloprotease RseP; translated protein: MEIAIMVGQLLLALSILVGLHELGHLLAARLFGMRVEQYFIGFPPKVVSIRRGETEYGLGAIPLGGFVKISGMIDESLDTDQMNQPPKPYEFRAKPAWQRLVVMMGGIIVNIITGITIFVALIYSLGSTYISTRDAKYGIVALEYGQQIGLKTGDRIVEINGKSFDNIAEVTSPDVLLGHNSYYTVERPNASGTLERVRVDVPNNMAERFSSKEAASQFIAPIFPFSVSEVQPGSPADKAGLKAGDRITSVNDQPTAFFHEVQQGIRANKGKVITLGIQRGNQSLTIRPMVSPEGTIGFFQKSELKETHVDYTFGEALSKGTKQAFGVIYDNIRGFGKIFKGEVSASKAISGPVGIAKMFGGVWDWTRFWSLAGLLSMALAFMNALPIPALDGGHATILLYEMISGRKPSDKFVEGAQRVGMVLLLGLMAYAFFIDIFLK
- a CDS encoding DUF6702 family protein is translated as MSRNEQKRQGQTYLSGLFFGAAGSGDHGSRLASVMAGGALCFLLVSLVAFVAHPFHTSLTQIQYDAKNQAFEVSFRVFTDDLETALTKENNGNKIHLQDQKHDRLIEKYIRKQFIIADAQRKPKVLTYIGYEPEGDAQWIYFELPGQSPDGLKNVVIKHTLLMDLFDDQVNLVNLQSSQQKKTIVFRNNQPVQAVSL